The following proteins come from a genomic window of Heptranchias perlo isolate sHepPer1 chromosome 14, sHepPer1.hap1, whole genome shotgun sequence:
- the si:ch211-39i2.2 gene encoding DNA damage-inducible transcript 4-like protein-like, which yields MVMMYVQTFGGSSPYSTRMSPIGDEGDSVVQLMKKLLHHSFAGEAVTSSKKIKHGESPFERHYSIEDESLIPGSDTYFLNQSGSDFIFLEEFLEEGTCQHLAKQIEHCLSTSKKSQLHCQELLIPQYMSRRIALDVLRMAASEPCGLRGAVIYVNLEHENTNKKLGKIVYDSSVIPTFELTLVFKQDSNTWPSLRDFFSIGACFSHASRRVLKLSPGFRLVKRKLYSSVGPIVEEC from the exons ATGGTGATGATGTACGTTCAGACTTTCGGGGGCTCGAGTCCTTACAGTACAAGGATGAGTCCTATCGGCGATGAGGGGGATAGTGTGGTCCAGTTGATGAAGAAACTCCTTCACCATAGCTTCGCTGGCGAAGCGGTAACAAGTTCAAAGAAGATAAAACATGGTGAAAGTCCCTTTGAGAGGCACTATAGCATAGAAGATGAAAGCCTCATTCCTGGATCAG ATACATATTTCCTGAATCAATCTGGCAGTGACTTTATTTTTCTGGAGGAGTTTTTGGAAGAGGGGACATGCCAGCATCTAGCTAAGCAGATAGAGCACTGCCTGTCCACTTCGAAGAAATCTCAGCTGCACTGCCAGGAGCTCTTGATCCCCCAGTACATGAGCAGGAGAATAGCCCTAGATGTACTTCGAATGGCTGCCAGTGAGCCCTGTGGACTGCGTGGTGCAGTGATCTATGTCAATCTGGAGCATGAGAACACTAATAAAAAGCTGGGCAAAATAGTGTATGACAGCAGTGTCATTCCTACCTTTGAACTGACTCTAGTCTTTAAACAGGATAGCAACACCTGGCCCAGTCTGAGGGATTTCTTCTCCATAGGGGCCTGTTTCTCACATGCATCAAGAAGGGTGCTGAAGCTTAGTCCAGGCTTTAGATTGGTCAAAAGAAAATTATATTCTTCTGTAGGTCCAATTGTTGAAGAATGCTGA